The following are encoded in a window of Tessaracoccus flavescens genomic DNA:
- a CDS encoding heavy metal translocating P-type ATPase, whose amino-acid sequence MTNTDLGTPLTPLKGIELEIGGMTCASCANRIEKKLNKLDGVTATVNYATEKAKVTVPEDYDPSLLVQEVEKTGYTAQLPKPKTTAPAGDTGEAEEPREDHELRTLRQRLIGSVVLSVPVIAMAMIPALQFTYWQWASLALAAPVVVWGAWPFHKAAWTNLRHGTATMDTLISMGTGAAFLWSLYALFLGTAGTPGMTHPFEFTLAPSDGASNIYLEVAAGVTMFILAGRYFEKRSKRQAGAALRALLELGAKEVAVLRDGVETRIPVDDLSVGDEFIVRPGEKIATDGIVASGTSAVDASMLTGESVPVEVGEGDAVTGATVNAGGRLVVRATRIGSDTQLAQMARLVEEAQTGKAEVQRLADRISGVFVPIVIVIAVIALGAWLGAGFPAAAAFTAAVAVLVIACPCALGLATPTALLVGTGRGAQMGILIKGPEVLESTRKVDTVVLDKTGTVTTGRMTLVDVVTAPGVERADLLRLAGAVEDASEHPIAQAIAKGATEEVGTLATPEGFTNLEGRGVSGTVDGHAVLVGRDSLLGERSLDDTLREAKASAEAEGRTVVVAAWDGEPRGLLIVADTVKPTSAEAVEGLKRLGLTPVLLTGDNEAVARQIAAEVGIDEVIAEVLPAEKVDVVKRLQGEGRVVAMVGDGVNDAPALAQADLGLAMGTGTDVAIEASDITLVRGDLRSAVDAIRLSRKTLGTIKTNLFWAFAYNVAAIPVAALGMLNPMLAGAAMAFSSVFVVGNSLRLRGFRSVAPS is encoded by the coding sequence ATGACGAACACTGACCTCGGCACGCCGCTCACCCCGCTCAAGGGCATCGAACTCGAGATCGGGGGCATGACGTGCGCGTCGTGCGCGAACCGGATCGAGAAGAAGCTCAACAAACTCGACGGCGTCACCGCGACCGTCAACTACGCCACCGAGAAGGCAAAGGTCACCGTCCCCGAGGACTACGACCCGAGCCTGCTCGTGCAGGAGGTCGAGAAGACCGGTTACACCGCGCAACTGCCGAAACCGAAGACGACCGCGCCCGCCGGCGACACCGGTGAAGCGGAGGAGCCGAGGGAGGATCACGAGCTCCGCACGCTCAGGCAGCGACTGATCGGCTCGGTCGTGCTGAGCGTCCCGGTGATCGCGATGGCGATGATCCCCGCCCTGCAGTTCACCTACTGGCAGTGGGCCTCGCTTGCTCTGGCCGCCCCGGTGGTCGTCTGGGGCGCGTGGCCGTTCCACAAGGCGGCGTGGACGAACCTGCGCCACGGCACCGCGACCATGGACACCCTGATCTCGATGGGAACCGGCGCCGCCTTCCTGTGGTCGCTGTACGCGCTGTTCCTCGGGACGGCGGGCACACCTGGGATGACGCATCCCTTCGAGTTCACGCTCGCCCCCTCCGACGGAGCGTCGAACATCTACCTCGAGGTCGCGGCGGGCGTGACGATGTTCATCCTCGCGGGCCGCTACTTCGAGAAGCGCTCGAAGCGGCAGGCGGGGGCCGCGCTGCGCGCGCTGCTTGAACTGGGCGCAAAGGAGGTCGCCGTCCTGCGTGACGGCGTCGAGACAAGGATCCCGGTCGACGACCTGAGCGTCGGCGACGAGTTCATCGTCCGTCCCGGCGAGAAGATCGCCACCGACGGGATCGTCGCGTCCGGCACGTCCGCCGTCGACGCCTCGATGCTGACCGGCGAGTCCGTCCCCGTCGAGGTGGGGGAGGGCGACGCCGTCACCGGCGCCACCGTCAACGCCGGGGGCAGGCTGGTCGTGCGGGCGACCCGGATCGGCAGCGACACCCAGCTCGCCCAGATGGCCCGGCTCGTCGAGGAGGCGCAGACCGGCAAGGCCGAGGTGCAGCGCCTCGCCGACCGGATCTCCGGGGTCTTCGTGCCCATCGTCATCGTGATCGCCGTGATCGCGCTCGGCGCCTGGCTCGGGGCGGGGTTCCCCGCGGCCGCCGCCTTCACCGCCGCAGTGGCCGTGCTGGTGATCGCCTGCCCCTGCGCGCTCGGCCTCGCCACCCCGACGGCGCTGCTGGTCGGCACGGGACGCGGCGCCCAGATGGGGATCCTGATCAAGGGCCCCGAGGTGCTCGAATCGACCCGGAAGGTCGACACCGTCGTGCTCGACAAGACCGGCACCGTGACCACCGGCCGGATGACGCTGGTCGACGTCGTCACCGCCCCCGGCGTCGAGCGCGCCGACCTGCTCAGGCTCGCTGGCGCCGTCGAGGACGCGTCCGAACATCCGATCGCCCAGGCGATCGCCAAGGGGGCCACCGAGGAGGTCGGCACCCTCGCCACGCCCGAGGGGTTCACCAACCTCGAGGGCCGCGGGGTCAGCGGCACCGTCGACGGGCATGCCGTGCTCGTCGGGCGCGACTCGCTGCTCGGCGAGCGCAGCCTCGACGACACCCTCCGCGAGGCAAAGGCATCTGCCGAGGCCGAGGGCCGGACCGTCGTCGTGGCGGCCTGGGACGGTGAGCCGCGCGGCCTGCTCATCGTGGCCGACACGGTCAAGCCGACCAGCGCCGAGGCGGTCGAGGGACTGAAGCGGCTCGGCCTCACCCCGGTGCTGCTGACCGGAGACAACGAGGCGGTCGCCCGCCAGATCGCCGCCGAGGTGGGCATCGACGAGGTGATCGCAGAGGTGCTGCCTGCGGAGAAGGTCGACGTGGTGAAGCGTCTCCAGGGCGAGGGGCGAGTCGTGGCGATGGTCGGCGACGGCGTCAACGACGCCCCGGCCCTGGCGCAGGCCGACCTCGGCCTCGCGATGGGCACCGGCACCGATGTCGCGATCGAGGCCTCAGACATCACCCTGGTGCGCGGCGACCTGCGCAGCGCCGTCGACGCCATCCGCCTGTCGCGCAAGACGCTCGGCACGATCAAGACGAACCTCTTCTGGGCGTTCGCTTACAACGTGGCGGCCATCCCCGTCGCCGCGCTCGGGATGCTCAACCCGATGCTCGCCGGGGCCGCGATGGCCTTCTCAAGCGTGTTCGTCGTCGGCAACAGCCTGCGGCTTCGCGGGTTCCGTTCGGTCGCGCCGAGCTGA
- a CDS encoding DUF488 domain-containing protein, which produces MEIRTKRIYDPASGQDGFRVLVDRLWPRGVSKERAALDLWDKEVAPSTGLREWWNHDPDTYDQFVTRYEAELDASGAAQALMEKAAGEDVLTLLYAAHDVENNAAVLARYLRR; this is translated from the coding sequence ATGGAGATCAGGACCAAACGCATCTACGACCCGGCATCGGGCCAGGACGGGTTCCGGGTGCTCGTCGACCGGCTCTGGCCGCGAGGTGTCAGCAAGGAGCGCGCTGCGCTGGATCTGTGGGACAAGGAGGTCGCGCCGTCGACCGGGCTTCGCGAGTGGTGGAACCACGACCCGGACACCTACGACCAGTTCGTCACCCGCTACGAGGCCGAGCTCGATGCGTCCGGGGCGGCGCAGGCCCTCATGGAGAAGGCAGCGGGCGAGGACGTGCTGACGCTGCTCTACGCCGCCCATGACGTGGAGAACAACGCGGCGGTCCTCGCCCGCTATCTGCGCCGCTGA
- the rpe gene encoding ribulose-phosphate 3-epimerase encodes MRITPSILNADFAHLADEVGRINDADAVHVDVMDNHFVPNLSIGLPVVESLRKATDKMLDIHLMIQDPDRWAPAYAEAGAESVTFHVEAAAAPIRLARELRAKGARASMALKPATPIDPYADMLDELDMVLLMTVEPGFGGQKFLDLVLPKIRRTRELLGDRPIWLQVDGGISAETIGRCAEAGADTFVAGSAVYSAEDPDAMVTRLREIAVAACRH; translated from the coding sequence ATGCGTATCACCCCGAGCATCCTCAACGCCGACTTCGCTCACCTCGCCGACGAGGTGGGCCGGATCAACGACGCCGACGCCGTGCACGTCGACGTGATGGACAACCACTTCGTCCCGAACCTGTCGATCGGCCTTCCCGTCGTGGAGTCGCTGCGCAAGGCGACGGACAAGATGCTCGACATCCACCTGATGATCCAGGATCCCGACCGCTGGGCTCCCGCCTATGCCGAGGCGGGCGCGGAGTCGGTGACCTTCCACGTCGAGGCGGCCGCCGCCCCGATCCGCCTTGCCCGCGAGCTGCGCGCCAAGGGAGCGCGCGCGTCGATGGCGCTCAAGCCCGCCACCCCGATCGACCCGTATGCGGACATGCTGGACGAGCTGGACATGGTGCTGCTGATGACCGTCGAGCCGGGCTTCGGGGGGCAGAAGTTCCTCGACCTGGTGCTGCCCAAGATCCGTCGCACCCGCGAACTCCTCGGCGATCGCCCGATCTGGCTGCAGGTCGACGGCGGTATCAGCGCCGAGACGATCGGGCGCTGCGCTGAGGCCGGTGCCGACACCTTCGTCGCAGGCTCGGCGGTCTACAGTGCCGAGGATCCCGACGCCATGGTCACCCGCCTGCGCGAGATCGCCGTCGCGGCCTGCAGACACTGA
- a CDS encoding proteasome assembly chaperone family protein, with the protein MQFATMEDLRNPAVAIAFSGWNDAGNAASDLLRHLIESYPGTDLGVIDDERYWDFQQTRPMLHRAADGPWIEWPVIRVRVVHHPERDIVAVLGPEPNLLWRTFSQELVKAIHQIDPEIVLFLGAMLSDAPHSRPLPVGVYSTDPEVGRKFSMEANDYTGPTGMIGVASQLLLHERIPSASLWVSVPHYVSTPPNPKAQEALLTELESVLRVSLDHAEIPDEAEKWSMAVDQLSQQDPDIAEYIGQLEEARDAEEVEGATGDTIAAELEKFLRRQGDDGDSPTAG; encoded by the coding sequence ATGCAGTTCGCGACCATGGAAGACCTCCGCAACCCGGCCGTCGCCATCGCGTTTTCCGGATGGAATGACGCGGGCAACGCCGCGAGTGACCTACTGCGCCATCTGATCGAGTCTTACCCCGGCACGGATCTCGGGGTGATCGACGACGAGCGCTACTGGGACTTCCAGCAGACGCGTCCCATGCTGCACCGCGCGGCGGACGGCCCCTGGATAGAGTGGCCGGTCATCCGGGTGCGCGTGGTGCACCATCCCGAGCGCGACATCGTCGCGGTGCTCGGCCCCGAGCCGAACCTGCTGTGGCGCACGTTCTCGCAGGAACTGGTCAAGGCCATCCACCAGATCGACCCCGAGATCGTGCTGTTCCTCGGCGCGATGCTCAGCGACGCCCCACACTCGCGCCCGCTTCCGGTCGGCGTCTACTCGACCGATCCCGAGGTCGGCCGCAAGTTCTCCATGGAGGCAAACGACTACACGGGGCCGACGGGCATGATCGGCGTGGCCAGCCAGTTGCTGCTCCATGAGCGGATACCCAGCGCGTCGCTGTGGGTATCGGTGCCGCACTACGTCTCCACTCCCCCGAACCCGAAGGCACAGGAGGCGCTGCTCACCGAGCTCGAGTCGGTGCTGCGGGTCTCGCTCGACCACGCGGAGATCCCAGACGAGGCCGAGAAGTGGAGCATGGCCGTCGACCAGCTCAGCCAGCAGGACCCAGACATCGCCGAGTACATCGGCCAGTTGGAGGAGGCCCGCGACGCCGAGGAGGTCGAGGGGGCCACCGGCGACACGATCGCGGCGGAGCTGGAGAAGTTCCTGCGCCGTCAGGGCGACGACGGAGACTCCCCCACCGCAGGCTGA
- a CDS encoding heavy metal-binding domain-containing protein → MNALTRLALYAVGLVVAFGAAFGIAGAAVPQSVVDNWNKESDMQNHENHTPETSGSQAASLKGLSLAIDGYVLAGLDAPETTGAEGELTFQIQGPDGAPVTDFDVEHERDLHLIVVRSDGANFFHGHPSLDATTGTWSIPWSWDEAGTYRVYADFNPAGETGAITLASSLQVGGQFDPVHLEPTRTVEVDGFTVTLDGDLTAGDSSELTVEVTRDGEAVTTLEPYLGAFGHLVALRQGDLAYLHVHAEGDEPRDGDTAGPDVRFAAQAPTAGRYLLYLDFQVDGVVHTAEFVLDAGHGSAHDGSATQTPEGGHDEH, encoded by the coding sequence ATGAACGCACTCACCCGCCTCGCGCTCTACGCGGTCGGACTGGTCGTCGCCTTCGGCGCGGCGTTCGGCATCGCGGGCGCGGCAGTGCCCCAGAGCGTGGTCGACAACTGGAACAAGGAGTCAGACATGCAGAACCACGAGAACCACACCCCCGAAACCAGCGGTTCACAGGCCGCGAGCCTCAAGGGCCTCTCGCTTGCCATCGACGGCTACGTCCTCGCCGGGCTCGACGCGCCGGAGACGACCGGCGCCGAGGGCGAGCTCACCTTCCAGATCCAGGGGCCGGACGGCGCCCCGGTCACCGACTTCGACGTCGAGCACGAGCGCGACCTGCACCTGATCGTGGTGCGCTCCGACGGCGCCAACTTCTTCCACGGCCACCCGAGCCTCGACGCCACGACCGGCACCTGGTCGATCCCGTGGTCCTGGGACGAGGCGGGCACGTACCGCGTCTACGCCGACTTCAACCCTGCGGGAGAGACCGGCGCCATCACGCTCGCCAGTTCCCTGCAGGTCGGCGGCCAGTTCGACCCCGTGCACCTCGAGCCGACCCGCACCGTCGAGGTCGACGGCTTCACCGTCACCCTCGACGGCGACCTGACGGCCGGCGATTCGAGCGAGCTGACCGTCGAGGTCACCCGCGACGGGGAGGCCGTCACGACGCTCGAGCCCTACCTCGGAGCCTTCGGACACCTCGTCGCCCTGCGCCAGGGCGACCTCGCCTACCTGCACGTGCACGCAGAGGGCGATGAGCCGAGGGACGGCGACACCGCAGGGCCCGACGTGAGGTTCGCTGCGCAGGCCCCCACGGCCGGCAGGTACCTGTTGTACCTCGACTTCCAGGTCGACGGCGTGGTCCACACCGCCGAGTTCGTGCTCGACGCCGGACACGGTTCGGCGCACGACGGATCGGCAACCCAGACGCCGGAGGGCGGGCATGACGAACACTGA
- a CDS encoding RsmB/NOP family class I SAM-dependent RNA methyltransferase, protein MLRQVTGEDAYANLALAKRLATAGLSTRDAGLVTELVAGTCRLMGTYDLIIEAAAGRRLSTLQPAVVDLLRLGAHQGLGMGLKRYAAVGTTVDLARASVGQRVTGLVNAVMRKITAQDLEAWLDELASGTDELSAVALRGHHPRWIVEAYADLLPREELPAALEANNAAPQPTLVVRPGLATVEDLTDAAPTRFSPFGATADGVPADQAAVRDGRAGVQDEGSQLVAWALSRVEAPSGPWLDMCAGPGGKAALLAGLARDEGTWLLASEAQEHRARLVAEALSAYPDGHAVITADATMPAWGRSFAKVMVDVPCSGLGALRRRPDSRWRRDPSDVTALGDLQRALLRSAIASTVPGGVVAYVTCSPHRSETTDVVDAVLAETDGVERLVAASYLPGVPDSALGDDVQLWPQRHGTDAMYLALLRVG, encoded by the coding sequence CGCGGGTCTCGTCACCGAACTCGTCGCCGGGACGTGTCGACTGATGGGCACCTATGACCTGATCATCGAGGCGGCCGCCGGACGCAGGCTCTCCACTCTCCAGCCCGCCGTGGTCGACCTGCTGCGGCTCGGGGCCCATCAGGGGCTGGGGATGGGGCTGAAGCGCTACGCCGCCGTCGGGACGACGGTCGACCTCGCACGGGCGAGCGTCGGGCAGCGGGTCACCGGCCTGGTCAACGCGGTGATGCGCAAGATCACCGCCCAGGATCTTGAGGCGTGGCTCGACGAGCTGGCCTCCGGCACCGACGAGCTGAGCGCCGTCGCCCTGCGCGGCCACCATCCACGCTGGATCGTCGAGGCCTACGCCGACCTGCTGCCCCGCGAGGAGCTGCCCGCGGCGCTTGAGGCCAACAATGCCGCCCCGCAGCCGACGCTCGTCGTCCGCCCCGGTCTCGCCACCGTCGAGGACCTCACGGACGCCGCGCCCACGCGCTTCTCGCCCTTCGGGGCGACCGCCGACGGCGTACCCGCCGACCAGGCAGCGGTGCGCGACGGGCGCGCGGGCGTCCAGGACGAGGGCTCCCAACTCGTCGCCTGGGCGTTGTCGCGGGTCGAGGCGCCGTCTGGGCCCTGGCTCGACATGTGCGCCGGCCCGGGAGGAAAGGCCGCGCTGCTTGCAGGCCTCGCCCGTGACGAGGGCACCTGGCTGCTGGCCAGCGAGGCGCAGGAGCACCGGGCCCGCCTGGTCGCCGAGGCGCTGTCGGCCTACCCGGACGGTCACGCCGTGATCACGGCTGACGCCACGATGCCCGCCTGGGGGAGGAGCTTCGCGAAGGTGATGGTCGACGTGCCGTGTTCCGGGCTAGGGGCGCTTCGTCGCCGCCCGGACTCGCGCTGGCGGCGCGACCCGTCGGATGTGACGGCGCTCGGCGACCTGCAGCGTGCCCTGCTGCGCTCCGCGATCGCCTCGACGGTGCCCGGCGGCGTCGTCGCCTACGTCACCTGCTCCCCTCACCGGTCGGAGACGACCGACGTCGTCGACGCCGTGCTCGCCGAGACTGACGGTGTCGAGCGTCTCGTCGCGGCCAGCTACCTTCCGGGCGTGCCCGACTCCGCCCTCGGCGACGACGTCCAGCTGTGGCCGCAGCGTCACGGAACCGACGCCATGTACCTGGCCCTCCTGCGCGTCGGCTGA
- a CDS encoding heavy-metal-associated domain-containing protein encodes MATNEYQVSGMSCGHCEASMREELSKVGLTDVRIDLQSGRVAVTSPTPIDDAAVIDAVEEAGYTAVRA; translated from the coding sequence ATGGCCACGAACGAGTACCAGGTGAGCGGGATGAGCTGCGGGCACTGCGAGGCTTCGATGCGCGAGGAACTGTCAAAGGTCGGCCTGACCGACGTCCGGATCGACCTCCAGAGTGGACGGGTCGCCGTCACGTCTCCCACGCCCATCGACGACGCGGCGGTCATCGACGCGGTCGAGGAGGCCGGCTACACGGCGGTGCGCGCATGA